In the Candidatus Acidiferrales bacterium genome, one interval contains:
- the thrB gene encoding homoserine kinase, translating into MATSPACASVTGSAAFDSSSAIIVPATSANLGCAFDCAALALNLYLRLRVAPPRRSGLEISYRGPEPGRVPLDDSNLVSQAIRRVAAHAHAEIPHARIEIENEIPVGVGLGSSAAAIVVGILAGARLCAIQLEASEILRLAAEIEGHPDNVAAAYHGGFVVSARCEDSGEVLAFKTEMPEDVEIAAVIPELAMPTAQARAVLPAAYHRADSVHNLQRTALFVAAMFSGRFDLQREFFRDRLHQPYRSALIPGLDRCLNLSHPDLLGVFLSGAGSSVLAFTRRNTAEIAGLLVEEFRRAGLGARAHFLKAENRGARDCVAPAALGA; encoded by the coding sequence GTGGCCACTTCTCCCGCTTGCGCGTCTGTCACCGGCAGCGCTGCGTTCGATTCCAGCTCTGCCATCATTGTTCCCGCGACCTCCGCAAATCTCGGCTGCGCGTTCGATTGCGCTGCGCTGGCGCTGAATCTCTATTTGCGGCTTCGCGTTGCGCCGCCTCGGCGTTCCGGCCTGGAAATTTCTTATCGTGGTCCAGAACCCGGCCGTGTTCCGCTCGATGATTCGAATCTCGTCTCTCAAGCGATTCGCCGCGTCGCTGCGCATGCCCATGCAGAAATTCCCCACGCCAGAATCGAAATCGAAAATGAAATCCCTGTCGGCGTCGGACTCGGCTCCAGCGCCGCCGCAATTGTCGTGGGGATTCTCGCAGGCGCGCGCCTCTGCGCAATTCAACTCGAAGCGTCAGAAATCCTCCGCCTCGCCGCGGAAATCGAAGGGCATCCCGACAATGTCGCCGCCGCATATCACGGCGGTTTCGTCGTCTCCGCGCGCTGCGAAGATTCCGGTGAAGTACTGGCTTTCAAAACGGAAATGCCCGAAGACGTGGAAATTGCCGCCGTCATTCCCGAACTGGCAATGCCCACGGCGCAGGCACGCGCAGTTTTGCCCGCCGCATACCATCGCGCCGATTCCGTGCACAATCTTCAGCGCACGGCTCTATTTGTCGCCGCGATGTTTTCCGGACGCTTCGATCTTCAGCGCGAATTTTTCCGCGACCGCCTGCATCAGCCTTATCGCAGCGCGCTGATTCCCGGCCTCGACCGCTGCCTGAATCTGTCGCATCCGGATTTGCTGGGAGTCTTTCTCAGCGGCGCGGGTTCTTCGGTTCTGGCATTTACGCGAAGGAATACTGCGGAGATTGCTGGACTTTTGGTTGAGGAATTCCGCCGGGCCGGCCTAGGGGCGCGCGCCCACTTTCTCAAGGCCGAAAATCGCGGCGCGCGGGATTGCGTCGCGCCCGCAGCTCTCGGCGCCTGA
- the thrC gene encoding threonine synthase — MAPLFQLRCRQCGRLLGNGPLVLCEDCFSPVEVSYDLSAIREILTREEIAARPSNIWRYAELLPIEPQNRSSLPVGFTPLVEAPRLGARIGSRNLYLKNDAACFPTLSFKDRVVAMALAQAKAFGFKVVGCSSTGNLANAVAAQAVRNGLEAWIFIPSDLEAAKVLGTEVFGARVVRIGGNYDQVNRLCAQIAERYHWGFVNVNLRPYYSEGSKTVGFEIAEQLGWRLPDNVIVPMAGGSLITKIAKAFHELVELGFVEPKPVKIFGAQPAGCSPISTAVKNQSEEIDPQRPKTICRSLAIGNPADGENAVKTIRSSGGWAEDASDAELVAGIRLLAENEGIFAETAGGVTVACAKKLIAQGRIAAGETTVLCITGNGLKTTDALSGEFTAAPAIEPKLAAFESYLAELGAPAAVAAGD, encoded by the coding sequence ATGGCTCCTTTGTTTCAGTTGCGCTGCCGCCAATGCGGCCGCTTGCTCGGCAATGGTCCGCTCGTTCTCTGCGAGGATTGCTTCTCGCCCGTCGAAGTCAGCTACGATTTGAGCGCCATCCGCGAAATCCTGACGCGCGAAGAAATCGCCGCGCGCCCCTCCAATATCTGGCGTTACGCGGAGCTGCTGCCCATCGAGCCGCAAAATCGCTCCAGCCTGCCCGTCGGCTTCACGCCACTCGTCGAAGCGCCGCGCCTCGGCGCACGTATCGGCTCGCGCAATCTCTACTTGAAAAACGACGCCGCGTGTTTCCCCACGCTTTCGTTCAAGGATCGCGTCGTGGCCATGGCCCTCGCGCAGGCCAAAGCTTTCGGCTTCAAAGTCGTGGGCTGCTCCTCGACGGGCAATCTTGCCAACGCCGTCGCCGCACAGGCCGTGCGCAATGGGCTCGAAGCGTGGATTTTTATTCCCTCCGATCTCGAAGCCGCTAAAGTCCTCGGCACGGAAGTCTTCGGCGCGCGCGTCGTGCGCATCGGCGGCAATTACGATCAGGTGAATCGCCTCTGCGCGCAGATCGCCGAGCGCTATCACTGGGGTTTCGTCAACGTGAACCTGCGCCCTTATTACTCCGAAGGCTCGAAGACCGTCGGCTTCGAGATTGCCGAGCAGCTGGGCTGGCGTCTGCCAGACAACGTCATCGTGCCCATGGCCGGCGGCTCGCTCATCACGAAAATCGCCAAGGCCTTCCACGAACTCGTCGAGCTCGGCTTCGTCGAGCCGAAGCCCGTAAAAATTTTCGGCGCTCAGCCGGCAGGTTGCTCGCCAATTTCCACGGCGGTGAAGAATCAGTCCGAGGAAATCGATCCGCAGCGCCCCAAGACCATTTGCCGCTCCCTCGCCATCGGCAATCCTGCGGACGGCGAGAACGCGGTGAAGACAATTCGTTCCAGCGGCGGATGGGCCGAAGACGCCAGCGACGCCGAACTCGTCGCGGGAATTCGCCTTCTCGCTGAAAACGAAGGCATTTTCGCAGAGACCGCCGGTGGCGTGACCGTCGCGTGCGCGAAGAAGCTGATCGCTCAAGGCCGCATCGCCGCCGGTGAAACAACTGTTCTTTGCATCACCGGCAACGGCCTGAAAACCACCGACGCGCTCTCCGGCGAGTTCACCGCCGCGCCGGCCATCGAGCCCAAATTGGCCGCCTTCGAATCCTATCTCGCCGAACTCGGCGCGCCCGCGGCTGTCGCGGCAGGAGATTGA